TGTACAGCGGGGAGTTTGATACCATAATGAGTTTGGAGGCGATAGCCACATCCTGTTTCAAGAGCTCCGAAATCTGACGATAGTCTGCCCCTCGGTCAATAAGCTCCTGGAACTTTACGTTTATCTGCGGGATCGACGGAAGATTGATCTCTCCCTGCTTGAAACGGCTTACAATCTCTTTTACAATATCTGTGTTCTTGCCGCTTACGTTGTCGGAGGCTAATTTGTGCACATGCTCGAGGGTTTTCTTCGGTATTGCGCCAAGGAGCTCCTCCAGTTCAGCGATCCTCTTATTGAGAGAGTCGATGGTTGTTTTCATCTCTTGTCGCTCGTTGAACCTCGAAATCGCCTCGTCGATGGCTACGGGAAGCACTTCTTCGTAGTGCCCGAATTTGACGATATAGTTAAATGCGCCTGCCCGGATAGCCTCGATGGCGCACTTTGGATCATCCGGGGGCGTAAGCATGAGTACGGGTATGTGTGCGGCTTTAGAGACTTTGCCCACATAATCGATCCCTGAACTCTCCGTAAAGCCATGATCGATAAGCGCAACATCGAACATCCTCAGGCCCTGCTCCGGATAGTCCGGCAGGGCGATGGAGAAGACCTCGAAGCCCGGTTCGAGGTGCTTTTTGAACTTCGCCATCTCCTCTACTTCTCTGCTTGCTATGAGAACCTTATTCATCATTCCTTCCTTTGGGCGGCCATGTGATCACTCGTCGCGTTTCAAAATCCTGCCGTTACTTAATTTTTGGGCGAGGTCCGGGAATGCATAGGAACAAGGCATGTCTTAACAAACGTCTCTCGTTTCACAAAGCCTGATCATGAGCCCCGCCACCTCAACCACTTGCTTAATGAATCATGAGCGCATGCGCGCTTTCGGTCAAGTTCAAAGGTATTTGATAGATTATTCGGCAATTACTCGAAATAGTTTAGAAAAAAACCGACAAATCAGCATAAATCCTTCCAAAAAACTACGAAAATCAAGACTTATTCCTCATTTCATGAGTTTCTTTCCCAGTCCCCAGGCAGGGCCAATCTCGTCTCCTAAGCCCACATACTTCTTCTCAGACATGATGAGCACAAAGGGCATGATCTTCTTAAGTTGAGGCACACCGTCCTCAACGTAGCGCTCGTCGCAGTAAACCGTCTCAATCTCTCCGATGAAAAGCTCTTCAGCGGGCAGCTCCACGGTCTTGATTAATTTCAGTTCGACGTTCAGGGGACACTCGCTGATCATGGGAGCGGTTTTGAGCTTGCCGTAGAACGTATTAAATCGCGCGGCTTTGTCGAATTTCCTTCCGGAAACAAGTCCGCAATAATCGGTCACTTCGGCCATGGCCGATGAAGGTATGTTGATACTGAACGTTCCATTCTCTTTAATGCCCGAGTTTGTGTAGTGCACTTTGTTCATGGCAGCCGCCAGATAGGCAGGTTCAGGGTTGACCATAGTGAACCAGGCCACGGTAAGGTAATTGGGCTTCCCACCCACGTTGGCGCCTACGAGCGAACAGGGCATAGGATAGAGAACCCGGTCGCTGTCAATTTCGATCTTGGCCATATGATCCTCCTCGTGACGGAATTTTCGTTCTCTCTTAACCGGTATGCATTCCCACGAATATTGTCAAGAAAGTGAGCGGGGTACAATGTTAATCCCCTTCCCACCCCGCACAGAGAACAAGCCCCGTTGCGACGCCGGCTTCCGCCCTCTCCATCACTTCCGGGGAGATGCAGGCTCGTCGTCAAGTCCGTCCACGAGTTGCGCCATGATCCGGCAGTGATCCGATATCCGTTCCAGGTTCACCAGTATATCAACGAACATGGGCCCTGCTTCCGCGTGGCACACCTTCTCATAGAACCTCTCGAGATGCTTCTGGATGGCATTCTTGATTTTGATGTCAACCAGACGCTCCCGTTCGAAGACCGCCCGTATCTTCGTCAGGTCCTTTCTTTCGATGAGCGAGGCGGCGTCTGCAAGGTTCTCGAGCACCAGTCCGCCGATGTCTCTCAACTCTTCCTTCCCCGCTTCTGAAAAGAACGCATGCCTTCTGTGCTTGGATTCGGCGAGCTCAGCGATATTCGTGGAATGGTCCCCAACCCGCTCTATATCGGAGGTGAATGAGGAGAAAGCGAAAAGTTTCTTGGTAAGGGCCGCCGAGATGTCACCACAGGAGATGTGCCAGAGATACTTGGTAATCTCGTCTTGAAGGTTATCGACCACGAGTTCGATGTACGTGATATCCTGCTTTTTTGAATCCAGGTATGTATGCACAAGGCTTAATGCCTCGCGGAGCATCTTTTGCGCAAGGGCTATTTCCCTCAACAGCTCTTTCTTCACGCAGGCAAGGGCCTTCTCGGGGCTCGCCAGGCATTTCGGCTCAAGAAACTCAGGCCAGCGCACAAGTGTCTCCTCTTTTCCCGGCATGATCTTCTTGATGAAATTTGAGAAGGGCCGCAGAAGAAAGATAAAGACCACAGTGATCATAAGGTTGACGAAGAAATGGCTGAGGGCGATCTGCTGGGCAGCGCTCGAGGAGAGATATTTGAGAAACACCACGAAAAAGGGGAAGATGAGAAAACAGATAAGCGCACCCGCGCATTTGAAGATGAGATGCGCCACGGCGCTTCTCTTGCCGTTGATATTGCTTACCATGCTGCCGAGCAGAGCTGTCGCCGTGGTACCCACGTTTGCACCCAAAAGGATCGGCAGGGCACCCTCAATGGTGATGAGCCCGTGCTGGCTTAAGACTACAAGAATGCCTATGGGGATTGCCGAAGCGTGAACCACCGCGGCGAGTACGAGCCCGACGAAGAATCCCACCAAAGGGTTTTTCGTTTCCCGAAAAAAAGAGACAAAAAGCTCATTCTCCTTGAGAGTTGCCGTGGCGTCGGTGATGATGCTTAGACCGTAGAAGATCATGCCGAAATAGAGCATGGCTTCGCCGATGATTTTTGCACGGCCTTTTCCGAAGAAATAGGTCATGATTCCTGCGAAGAGCAGGACCGGGGAAATGGCCGTTATCTTCCACACGATGAGCTGTATGGTAAGCGTGGTGCCGATGTCTGCACCGAGTATAACGCCCAGGGAATGGAAGAAACTCACGAGACCGGCGCTCACGAGCCCGATGGTAAGCAGCGTCGTGGCTGAGCTGCTCTGAAAGGTAATGGTCGATAGTAGACCGACTATAACGCCGAAGACGGGTCTTTTTACCGAAAAACGGATGTATTGTCTGATCCGCGAACTGAACGCAGTCTGCATGCTTAAGGCGAGCTTCAGCATGCCGAAGAGAAAGAGCGCCACACCGGTTATAAAGAGGAGAAGTTCCTTCATATCACCTATAGGGCGCTACATGGGCACAACTGTGGCGCATCAGGAGACCTTGCTACCGTTCGGTATGTCCTTGTCGAGCGTAAGCAGCACAACGGAGGTTTTGTCTTCATTGGAGGCCGCGAGCAGCATGCCGTGCGACATGATGCCCCTGAGTTTCCTCGGTTCCAGATTGGCAACGATCACGATCTTTTTACCTGTCAGCTCTTCTTTGGCATAGTATTGTTTAATGCCCGCCACGATGGTCCGCTCTTCCCCTGCGTCGATAGTGAGGCGGTATAATTTGTCCGCCCCCTCTATGTCTTCGCATGATTTGATTTCAGCGACTTTGAGCTCCACCTTCATGAATTCTTCAAAGCTAATATTCTCCATACGACAACTCCTTTTTCTTAGGTTCTATTTGATCACCGCGTTCTTAAGAACGCCGATGCCTTCTATTTCCACCTCCACCTCGTCGCCGACGTGAAGCTCTCCCACTCCGGGTGGGGTCCCGGTAATGATTACGTCGCCGGGCATAAGCGTCATGATTCCCGAGATAAAAGAGACAAGCTCAAATACATCAAATATCATGTTTAGGGTGCTCGAATGTTGTTTGACCACTCCGTTCACCCGGGTCGTGATGCTCAAATTCTTCGGATCCACATCCGAAGCTAGACGCGGACCCAAAGGACAGAACGTGTCGAAGGACTTGGCCCGCGTCCACTGTCCATCAATCCGTTGCAGGTCCCGGGCGGTCACATCATTGGCGCAGGTGTATCCGGCTATCACATGTGGCGCCTCATCTTTGGTTACGTTTCTGACTTTTTCCTTGATAACCACGGCCAGCTCCCCCTCATAGTGAAGCAGGATAGACTGGGGCGGGAATACGATGGCGTCCGTGCTCCCGATAACCGCAGTAGAGGGCTTCATGAAGATCAACGGCCTATCGGGCACATCCATGTTGAGCTCTTTGGCGTGGTCGTGATAATTGAGTCCGATAGCTATTACCTTTGTAGGGTTGAAAACCTCGCTCACGGTTCCTCCTGCCGCCTGAAAATTTTTTGCGGGCCATGCCGGGCTGCGGATGATTCGCGCTGTGGATCTTTGTGCACAGAGCCCACTTATTTTATGCTCCCTCCGTGGCGTGCTGTCAAGAAGGAAATGGAAAAAGGGGCTTGCGGCAACAGGCGAGAAAATCCGGACGTTTTGCGGTATGAACGGGGCGGTGCTTAAAACTTGACATTCGGCCCTCTTCCCGCTTATAACTTCCTGTTCTTTATTCCGATGTTCCGGACTGTCGCTTATGTTCCTGGGATCCTATGAAGAAAACAGTCACTAAACAAAGTCCTTCTGCTCAAACCGCGGTTGAGGCCCGTGTCCTCGCGTATCCGGCCACGGCCGACAGCGTGGATTTGCCGGACCTCTCGTTCACCAGGAGCAAAAACGAGGACGCCTTTATCGCGTTAGGACCGGCAAAACGACCCTCGCCCGAGAGACAGACGAGTGCCGTGGCTGACAGGGTGGCTGCGCTTGACGGTGAGCGGTTATGGGCGCTTCTTGCGCCTATTCTTTCTCAGTGCCCCGGTTCGGCCATTACCGTCAGGATCACGGGCCGGCCAGCAACACTCGTAAAGATCACCAGGAACAGGATGGATGTTACCGTTGAAGTTCATTGGAATCTACTTGTCCCCTATTTTGACCAGATCAAGTCGCTCCCCATAGTCCACCCTGAGGTGCTCGGAATATTTGCCGATGCAGTCATTCATTATATGGTTCTCGCCATCAAGCATCAAACAACGCGGAAGAATGAGCCATGGGACCATGTGATCGACGATTACAGGATCCGGCCTCAACTTTTGCTCGCCTCACTCGATATTTTCAATAAACCGAATGTCTATCACATCCACCCTATAAAAACCTGGCTCCGCACGATTTCTGCGGTAAGCGACGAGTACCGTCTGGAGATCGACGCTGCCGCCATAGCCTCCGTCCCGTCTATAAGCCGTGCGTTTCTCGACGAGCTTACCGGCTTCATTCACAAAATTGTAAAGAACTATGCCTTCCGTTACGGGGACTACCTGTGGACTCAACAATACAAGATCACTTTCGGGGCTCGCTTGGGACCGGGTATG
The nucleotide sequence above comes from Syntrophorhabdaceae bacterium. Encoded proteins:
- a CDS encoding fumarylacetoacetate hydrolase family protein, translated to MSEVFNPTKVIAIGLNYHDHAKELNMDVPDRPLIFMKPSTAVIGSTDAIVFPPQSILLHYEGELAVVIKEKVRNVTKDEAPHVIAGYTCANDVTARDLQRIDGQWTRAKSFDTFCPLGPRLASDVDPKNLSITTRVNGVVKQHSSTLNMIFDVFELVSFISGIMTLMPGDVIITGTPPGVGELHVGDEVEVEIEGIGVLKNAVIK
- a CDS encoding HDOD domain-containing protein — translated: MMNKVLIASREVEEMAKFKKHLEPGFEVFSIALPDYPEQGLRMFDVALIDHGFTESSGIDYVGKVSKAAHIPVLMLTPPDDPKCAIEAIRAGAFNYIVKFGHYEEVLPVAIDEAISRFNERQEMKTTIDSLNKRIAELEELLGAIPKKTLEHVHKLASDNVSGKNTDIVKEIVSRFKQGEINLPSIPQINVKFQELIDRGADYRQISELLKQDVAIASKLIMVSNSPLYRGVDINRTLEQAISRLGIAVTQQYVNVISNRALYTVSQKKYVPLIERLWQHSLSCAFACQTVASSLETKPQFDNDPFILGLLHDIGKLILLQVIGELENKGKFVAEIPIGEVLKITEAYHGQFGSALLKRWKFASGCTQAALYHDNLNEADPISKELLVVHFANLLVKSLGFAFTNGNSPDIQSAQSAQLLKIEPPVAEAVKQETLRYMDEVGKVLF
- a CDS encoding flavin reductase family protein — protein: MAKIEIDSDRVLYPMPCSLVGANVGGKPNYLTVAWFTMVNPEPAYLAAAMNKVHYTNSGIKENGTFSINIPSSAMAEVTDYCGLVSGRKFDKAARFNTFYGKLKTAPMISECPLNVELKLIKTVELPAEELFIGEIETVYCDERYVEDGVPQLKKIMPFVLIMSEKKYVGLGDEIGPAWGLGKKLMK
- the metG gene encoding methionine--tRNA ligase subunit beta gives rise to the protein MENISFEEFMKVELKVAEIKSCEDIEGADKLYRLTIDAGEERTIVAGIKQYYAKEELTGKKIVIVANLEPRKLRGIMSHGMLLAASNEDKTSVVLLTLDKDIPNGSKVS
- a CDS encoding Na/Pi cotransporter family protein — protein: MKELLLFITGVALFLFGMLKLALSMQTAFSSRIRQYIRFSVKRPVFGVIVGLLSTITFQSSSATTLLTIGLVSAGLVSFFHSLGVILGADIGTTLTIQLIVWKITAISPVLLFAGIMTYFFGKGRAKIIGEAMLYFGMIFYGLSIITDATATLKENELFVSFFRETKNPLVGFFVGLVLAAVVHASAIPIGILVVLSQHGLITIEGALPILLGANVGTTATALLGSMVSNINGKRSAVAHLIFKCAGALICFLIFPFFVVFLKYLSSSAAQQIALSHFFVNLMITVVFIFLLRPFSNFIKKIMPGKEETLVRWPEFLEPKCLASPEKALACVKKELLREIALAQKMLREALSLVHTYLDSKKQDITYIELVVDNLQDEITKYLWHISCGDISAALTKKLFAFSSFTSDIERVGDHSTNIAELAESKHRRHAFFSEAGKEELRDIGGLVLENLADAASLIERKDLTKIRAVFERERLVDIKIKNAIQKHLERFYEKVCHAEAGPMFVDILVNLERISDHCRIMAQLVDGLDDEPASPRK